From a single Brassica oleracea var. oleracea cultivar TO1000 chromosome C5, BOL, whole genome shotgun sequence genomic region:
- the LOC106344476 gene encoding glutathione S-transferase T3-like, whose protein sequence is MASRKPDMDSTNPDMDSTNPYNQYRSYVGLLNSQNQQTFPSTVNIGASQIPSFGSQQTEAPAVGSVTPVDRWGRKTWTPSDDEVLMSAWLNTSKDAVVGNDQKGGTFWQRVGDYYEASRNVGEGGDANSHTHWKQRWSKINDQTNKFAPAYATAERQISSGQNENDVLKSAHQIFHSDHNTKFTLEHAWCILRHEQKWLSLNTAAQKRKATESFSQATDNNVGDQEMWPEGIKAAKASKNSGKGKAYGDYKSMWDLKMEDLAQKEKLSKLAILDTLLAKKEPLSESEEVVKNKLLALYF, encoded by the coding sequence ATGGCTTCAAGGAAACCTGATATGGATTCAACGAATCCTGATATGGATTCAACGAATCCATATAACCAGTATCGTAGTTACGTAGGGCTTCTTAACTCTCAGAATCAACAAACCTTTCCATCTACTGTAAACATTGGAGCCTCACAAATCCCTTCTTTTGGTTCCCAACAAACTGAGGCTCCTGCTGTAGGTTCAGTCACACCAGTGGACCGTTGGGGGAGAAAGACATGGACCCCATCTGATGACGAGGTCCTAATGAGCGCCTGGCTTAATACTTCTAAGGACGCTGTAGTTGGAAACGACCAAAAGGGAGGAACCTTCTGGCAACGGGTAGGAGATTACTACGAAGCAAGTCGTAATGTTGGTGAGGGTGGTGATGCGAACTCTCATACCCATTGGAAGCAGCGGTGGTCAAAGATCAATGATCAGACCAACAAGTTCGCTCCAGCATACGCTACTGCTGAGAGACAAATCAGTAGTGGACAGAATGAAAACGATGTTCTAAAGTCGGCTCATCAGATCTTCCACTCCGACCACAACACAAAGTTTACACTGGAGCATGCGTGGTGTATCTTGAGGCATGAGCAGAAATGGTTGAGTCTCAACACTGCTGCACAAAAAAGAAAGGCAACTGAGTCCTTTTCGCAAGCTACAGACAACAATGTTGGTGACCAAGAGATGTGGCCTGAAGGTATTAAGGCGGCAAAAGCAAGCAAGAACAGTGGTAAAGGGAAGGCTTATGGAGATTATAAGAGCATGTGGGATCTGAAGATGGAAGATTTGGCACAGAAGGAGAAGCTATCCAAGCTCGCGATTCTTGATACTCTCCTAGCTAAGAAGGAACCACTTAGTGAGAGTGAAGAAGTCGTGAAGAATAAACTCCTTGCCTTGTATTTTTAA
- the LOC106294395 gene encoding uncharacterized protein At4g04775-like — MGLDYSYTQPSDSEDYGLRNSADSGNSSTEMNIMLDQAEIEAAQNQYPLQPEVEFGFPKECYCGREPLLATSYKRNDPGRRFYTCDNIDDGDCHVYKWWDVAVTEEIKALGTHYAQLSDRVDYLSFLSDDDTHMRKFKDLQFDLEQKLLRVERIGCDLARNTSRLFRIACVMVVVVVLIGIGLAARM, encoded by the coding sequence ATGGGTTTGGATTATAGCTACACGCAGCCGTCTGATTCGGAGGATTATGGTTTACGGAACTCAGCAGACAGTGGAAACAGCTCGACAGAAATGAATATCATGCTAGACCAAGCAGAGATCGAAGCCGCGCAGAATCAGTACCCTCTGCAGCCTGAAGTGGAGTTTGGCTTCCCCAAGGAATGCTACTGTGGCCGCGAGCCGCTTTTAGCTACTTCTTACAAAAGAAATGACCCGGGGAGAAGGTTCTACACCTGTGACAACATCGACGACGGAGACTGCCATGTATACAAGTGGTGGGATGTCGCGGTTACAGAGGAGATCAAAGCCTTAGGTACACATTATGCTCAGCTTTCTGATAGGGTAGATTACCTTTCGTTTCTAAGTGACGACGACACCCATATGCGCAAGTTTAAGGATCTGCAGTTTGATTTAGAGCAGAAGTTGTTAAGGGTTGAGAGAATTGGTTGTGACTTAGCGAGAAATACATCTAGGTTATTCAGAATTGCTTGTGTTATGGTTGTTGTCGTAGTGCTAATAGGCATTGGACTAGCTGCTCGTATGTAG